One window of the Bacteroidota bacterium genome contains the following:
- a CDS encoding CCC motif membrane protein — protein sequence MENQEFQGSQQQNQPPFTSPPYKIPVPNSTAVLVLGILSIVVCCFFGLIMGIIALVLASKGRALYDANPQLYTETSFNNMKAGRICAIIGLVLNAMVTIYYLIVFLIVGTAMTFLPWDMFNT from the coding sequence ATGGAAAACCAGGAATTTCAAGGCTCCCAGCAGCAAAACCAGCCACCGTTCACATCTCCTCCCTACAAGATACCTGTTCCAAATTCAACAGCAGTACTTGTCCTGGGAATATTATCAATCGTCGTATGCTGCTTCTTTGGCTTGATAATGGGAATCATAGCTCTCGTCCTTGCTTCAAAAGGCAGGGCACTATATGATGCCAATCCGCAGCTATATACGGAGACTTCTTTCAATAACATGAAGGCCGGCAGGATTTGTGCGATAATCGGGTTGGTACTCAATGCCATGGTGACAATATACTACCTCATCGTCTTCCTGATCGTCGGAACAGCAATGACATTTTTGCCATGGGATATGTTTAACACATAG
- the rlmD gene encoding 23S rRNA (uracil(1939)-C(5))-methyltransferase RlmD, whose protein sequence is MNRKINRIYEKVEITDAGSEGKAVARIDDLVVFVPYAAPGDVADIRITKDKRSYLEGNAIHFHVLSDKRIEPVCEHFGICGGCSWQHMAYEHQLYYKQKQVVDSFTRIGKLDVPEISPILPSAETLYYRNKLEFTFSNRRWLTAQDMAAGLSREMNAAGFHVPGIYDRVLDINRCCLQKNPSNAIRLAVKEYAGQNNLDFYDVRNWRGFLRNLIIRTTTGDDLMTILVFRQYEEKRIRKLLEYLSTTIPGITSLMFVINEKRNDIISDLEIRLFSGQPYIIETMPVPGNKNRTIRFRIGPVSFFQTNPLQAHRLYHIIHDFAGLSGKELVYDLYTGTGTIANMLSFNAVKVIGLEYVASAVEDARDNAIFNDIHNTQFFAGDIAKLLDEDFISANGKPDVIITDPPRAGMHEKVVRQILSLSPEKVVYISCNPATQARDIALMKDLYRIEKLQPIDMFPHTHHVENVALLLRKKV, encoded by the coding sequence ATGAACAGGAAAATAAACCGGATTTACGAAAAAGTCGAGATAACTGACGCCGGCTCCGAAGGGAAAGCTGTCGCAAGAATAGATGACCTTGTGGTCTTCGTGCCTTATGCAGCGCCCGGTGATGTAGCTGACATCCGGATCACCAAAGACAAGAGATCCTATCTTGAAGGTAACGCTATCCATTTTCATGTCCTGTCAGATAAACGCATTGAACCGGTATGTGAGCATTTTGGCATTTGTGGCGGCTGTTCCTGGCAGCACATGGCCTATGAACATCAGCTTTATTATAAACAAAAGCAGGTCGTCGATAGCTTCACCAGAATAGGCAAACTGGACGTACCTGAAATATCTCCTATTTTACCATCTGCTGAGACGTTATATTACCGGAATAAACTGGAATTCACTTTTTCGAACAGACGGTGGCTCACAGCACAGGATATGGCAGCAGGTCTGTCGCGTGAAATGAACGCTGCGGGTTTTCATGTGCCCGGCATATACGACAGGGTGCTCGACATTAACAGGTGCTGTCTGCAAAAGAATCCTTCCAATGCCATCAGGTTGGCAGTAAAAGAGTATGCCGGACAAAATAATCTTGATTTCTACGATGTGCGAAACTGGCGGGGATTCCTGCGCAACCTGATCATCCGTACCACCACCGGCGATGACCTTATGACTATCCTCGTTTTCAGGCAGTATGAAGAAAAACGGATCAGAAAATTACTGGAATATTTGTCCACAACAATCCCCGGCATCACCTCGCTGATGTTCGTCATCAATGAGAAAAGAAATGACATCATCTCTGACCTGGAGATCAGGTTATTCAGTGGCCAGCCATATATCATTGAGACTATGCCTGTGCCCGGGAATAAAAACCGCACCATCAGGTTCAGGATTGGCCCGGTGTCATTTTTTCAAACCAATCCCTTGCAGGCTCACCGGCTTTACCATATCATCCACGATTTTGCAGGCCTGTCCGGAAAGGAGTTGGTGTATGACCTTTACACCGGCACAGGCACCATTGCCAACATGCTGTCATTTAACGCCGTAAAAGTCATCGGGTTGGAATATGTGGCATCGGCAGTGGAGGATGCCAGGGATAATGCCATTTTTAATGATATTCATAATACACAGTTTTTTGCAGGTGATATCGCCAAACTACTTGATGAGGATTTTATCAGTGCCAACGGCAAACCTGATGTGATCATCACCGATCCGCCACGTGCAGGTATGCACGAAAAGGTGGTCAGGCAGATATTATCCCTGTCACCCGAAAAAGTCGTGTATATCAGCTGTAATCCTGCCACCCAGGCAAGGGACATCGCATTGATGAAAGATTTATACAGGATTGAAAAGCTCCAGCCCATCGATATGTTCCCTCATACGCATCATGTGGAGAATGTGGCTTTATTGCTCAGGAAAAAGGTGTAG
- a CDS encoding AAA family ATPase: MRIFFIGYMGSGKTQTGRLLAERMNLEFLDIDHLFEEKYRISISAFYKKYGEELFRTLEHKLLRDNLHHDNMVMSVGGGTPCFHDNIQLMNDHGITVYLKVPAEELYHRLSTSRKSRPMLYNKTDESLRTHIFNQVAERQLFYAQAKITVEEKGLDIGKLVEMISAFNK, encoded by the coding sequence ATGCGTATCTTCTTCATCGGATACATGGGCAGCGGCAAAACACAAACCGGCAGACTCCTCGCTGAAAGGATGAATCTTGAATTTCTGGACATTGACCATCTCTTCGAAGAAAAATACAGAATCAGCATCAGCGCTTTTTATAAAAAGTATGGCGAAGAGCTTTTCCGTACCCTGGAACACAAGCTTCTCCGCGACAATCTTCACCACGACAATATGGTGATGTCGGTGGGTGGCGGAACACCATGTTTTCATGACAATATCCAATTGATGAACGACCATGGTATCACGGTTTATTTAAAAGTACCGGCAGAAGAGCTTTATCATCGTCTCTCGACATCCAGAAAGTCCAGGCCAATGCTCTATAATAAAACTGACGAAAGCTTAAGAACGCATATCTTTAATCAGGTTGCTGAACGGCAATTATTTTATGCTCAGGCAAAAATAACAGTGGAGGAAAAAGGGCTGGATATCGGAAAACTTGTTGAAATGATCAGCGCGTTTAATAAATAA